CTTGTCTTGCGCGCCCCCTTCGGCCGTCATCATGCCGAGCCGATTGTAACCGGAAGCGACGCGCTGCGCCCGGGTCGGCTCGGGCAACAGATCGCCGGCGAGTTGCTCGCGCGTGAACCGATCGAACGGCATGTTCTTGTTAAACGCTTCGATCACGTAATCGCGAAACGGCCAGATCGTGACGTTCTGATCGCCGTGATAACCGACCGTGTCGGCATAGCGCACGAGGTCGAGCCACCAAGCGGCCATCCGTTCGCCGTAGCGCTGCGAAGCGAGCAACTTGTCGACCAACTCTCGATAGGCACGCTCGCGCGTCGCAGCCGCGTCTTTCCCTTGAGCTTCGCACGCGGCGACGAACTTCGCCACTTCCTCCGGCGTCGGCGGGAGGCCCGTCAGATCGAAGTAGAGCCGGCGGCAGAGCGTGATCGGATCGGCCTCGTCGACCGGCTTGAGCTTCTCGCGCTCCCAACGATCACGGAGGAAGGCATCGATCGGCGACGACAACGATTCCGCTGCCGAGCCCCAATCGGATTCACTCACGGCCGATTTCGCCGGGGTCGGCGCGCGGGGCTTCGTCAGAGGTGTATAAGCCCAATGCGAACGATACTCGGCCCCTTCCGCGATCCACTGCTCGAGCAACTTCACTTCGCGCGGCGTGAGCTTTTTGTTCGAGTCGGGGGGCGGCATCACGACGTCGGCGTCGGTCGACTTCACGCGCCGGATCAACTCGCTCTCGGCAGGCTTGCCGGCCACGATGGCCCGATGCCCGTCGTGATCGGCCGTAGCGGCGGCGCGCAGATCGAGTCGCAGGTCTCCTTCGCGATGCTTCGGGTCGGGACCGTGGCAATAGAAGCAATTGCTCGACAGGATCGGCGCGATATCGCGATTGAAGTCGATCTTCGCAGGCAACGAAGCCACGCTCGGCTCGGCGGCTTCGAGCGCCGGCACGAAACAGCCGAGCGAGGCCAGCGCAACGGCAAACAGAGTCGGAACGCAAGAACGACGCATCAGGGCGGATCTCGCAAAGGCAGGGGGGAGCGGCGGGAGCGAGCATCTATTGTGAAGTGCCGACCGGCGGCAAGCAAGCGCCGAGAGCCGGGATGGAGGGGGATTCGGCCACCAATTAGCGAAACCGCAAGCGGAACGATAAGCGGAACGGCTCTAAAACAAAGCGAGCCCCGAAGACCTTGCGGTCTTCGAGGCTCGTTCGTTGTCACCCCGCGATTGGCAATGCGATGCTCTGCTCTTACCGCGGTGGTGATGGCTTCCTGCGACCCAGCTTAGATGGCCGAGTCGGCTTGTTCGCCGGTGCGGATGCGGATGATGTTCGCCAGTTCGCTGACGAAGATCTTCCCGTCGCCGACTTGGCCGGTGCGGGCCGTGTTGACGATCGTGTCGATCACCTTCTGGAGGTCTTCGTTATGCACGACGACTTCGAGCTTCACTTTCGGAATGAAATCGACGGCGTACTCGGCACCTCGGTACGTTTCGGTGTGCCCCTTCTGCCGGCCGAAACCGCGAACTTCCGTCACGGTCATTCCCTTGATCCCCTTCTCGCTCAAGGCGTTCTTCACTGCTTCGAGTTTGAAATGGCGAATGACGGCTTCTACCTTCTTCATGGCATGCTCCTAAAAAACTAACTGTTTAGCCGGCAACTTGTTGTTAGGGCTGCCGACGATTGGTGGATTGCGGTAACGGAGAAGAGATAATGCACTCGCCGTGCCGAGAGCGAATCTCGCCCGCGTAGCGAACTCGCCGAACATGCAAAACCTTCGCTTGATACACGACTTACGAAAATCGAGAATTATTTTTCGAGCGCAATAACGAGCGCCGCCCGCTCGGAGGAATTTCGCATCCACGTTAGAGAGGCGAGGGCGAAACGCTCGAAAACGTCGTGAAACAGGGCGTTTTCTTCGTTTCACGCCGGCGATGCGCGAGTCACAAATTTGTGACAACGAGAACTCGCTCGTCGTCGCGGCGGTGGCACTGTGGCGGCAGAGCGGCGGCGGTCGCGAAATCGCAAGCGGTGCGCTGTGCGTTTCGGCGCGACGGTGCTGGGCGGGGAGATGTCTAGCGGAACTTGCCGCCGTCGAGTTGATGATTCTTCAGCAAGCGATAGAGCGTGCCGCGCGGCAATTGGGCTTCGCGGGCCGCTGCTTTCACATCTCCTTGGTTGCGCGTCAGGAGATCAACCAAGTATTGCCGCTCGAACTTCGCGAGGTGCTCGTCGCGCAGTTGAAAGTAGCCTTGCGCGCCGGAGTCGCTCGCGGCGTCTTGCGAGCCCTGCTCCGAGCCGGTGTTCAAGCCGTTGCGGCCGGCTTAGGCGACGAGAGCGTCGGGCAAGTCGTCGGGGCCGAGCAGCGTATCGGTCGAGAGCGCGATCGCGCGGCGGACGACGTTCTGCAACTCCCGCACATTCCCCGGCCACGCATATTGCGACATCACCTGATAGGCTTCGGGCGAGATCCCGTGGATCGTGCGCCCCATCTCGCGGCTATACTTCGCGGCGAAGCGCTCGGCGAGCAGCCCGAGATCGTCCCCCCGATTACGGAGCGGCGGCAGCTCGATGCGGACGACATTGATGCGGTAGTACAAGTCGCGACGAAATTTTCCTTCGTCGACCATCTCTTCGAGTTTGCGTGCCGTCGCGGCGACGATGCGCAAGTCGACCGGAATCTCGGCCCGACCGCCGACCCGACGAATGCGCCGCTCTTGCAGAGTGCGCAGCAGTTTGGCTTGCAGCAGCAGCGGCAACTCGCCGAGTTCGTCGAGGAAAAAAGTTCCGCCGTCGGCGAACTCGAGCAAGCCGATCTCGCGCCGATCGGCACCGGTATACGCGCCGCGCTCGTGCCCGAAGAATTCGCTTTCGAGCAAGTTCTCGGGAATCGCGCCGCAATCGACCGGCACGAACGGCTTCTCCGCGCGGCGGCTGCGCGTGTGAATGCTGCGGGCCACGAGCTCCTTGCCGGTGCCGGTCTCGCCGTGGATGAGACAATCGACTCCCGAGTCGGCGACTTGCGCAATGACGTCGAACACCTTCCGCATCGCAGGACAGGTGCCGATCATATCGTCGAACACATAAGGGCGTTCGACTTGCCGGCGGAGCAAAGCGTTTTCGGCGCCGATCCGGCGCGAGCGCAACATGCGCTCGACCGCCCCGGCCAACTGTTCATCGCTTAAAGAAGAACCGTCGACGGGCTCGGTCAGATATTCGACGACGCCGAGCTTCAACGCCGCGACCGCATTTTCGGCGGTCGGCTTGCGACAGACGACGACGGCCGCGAAGGCCGGATCGAGGCTGCGCGCCGCGGTAAGCAATTCGAGCTCCGAGCCCTGCTCGGTGGCGACGGCGAGAATCGCGCCGTCGAACGACTCGGTCGTCAGTAAAGCGCGGGCTCGTTTGAGATCGGCCTCGACGACCAACTCGGTCGGTTCCAAGTTCGCCAGCGCCGTCTCATACGCCGCGGCGCGCGCACGATCGGCGTCGAAGATGAAGAGTCGGGCCGAAGCCATGAAGCAGAGTCGCCGAGGAAAACGGTTCGCGTGCGGCGGGCTGCCGATACGCTCCGCCGCGCGAGCCCCGTCGCGGTTCCTAATTTAGCCTGCGACGGCGCGACGTAGCTAGGCTCTCTCGCGAAACAGTTCGATAGTCAGGCGAAACTTGCCGTTTTGCATCGTCATCGACGACGCGACGAACGCTATTCCGGATCGCGCGGCAAGCGGCGCGGATAGGGGGCGGGCTCCGACGGCGGCAATTCGTCTTCGGTCTCCGCCGCCCAATGTTCGCGATCTTCTTCGGTCGCGTAGTAACGAAGCCATGTCTCGGCCTCGCCCGAGGCATCGGCGCAATCCCAATGCAAATACGATTGCGACGAGTCGATTTTCTTTTCCGGCGAGGGGAGGATGTCGCGATAGATCAGGCAATAGAGCTGGCGATCGTTTAAGTGGTCGGTGAAGTCGAGCACGATCCGCTTGTCGTAAAGCTTCTGCACGACATCCCACAGGGTTTCGTGCAGCGCTTCGTCATCGAGCGTTTCCGGCAACGCTAAACGGAGCGGCGGCGAGAACCATTCGGCGATCGGCAGCACCGGCGCTTTTTCCCACGCGAGCATGCTCTCGAGATATTCGTTTTCGACTTCGGTCGGGAGTTCGCCGGAGTCGATGTGCATGATCGCATCGTCGAAAAACGGCTCGAGCGCGTTACGCAGTTCGGCGTTGCGCATCAGCGCGTTCAGATCGTGCGAGGGGGCTGGTCCGAAGTCTTTCATAGTGCATCAACGCCGTCGTGTCGGGGGAGTGTTTCGCTCGGACATGTCGGGAATTCGAGGCGGCGGAAAACCGGGGGAGCCGACCGCTCGAAGTCGCTTCGCAATCGCAATTTTCGGGGGTGTTTCACACATCCCACGAATCGACTTTAACAAGCCGAGATGGCGATTCAAGTCGCAACTTGCGTCGATTCTCCAATCTTTTTTCCGGCTCTTGTTTAACCGTTACGACCGTCAAATCTTCGCATGTACAACCGCTGAAATCGCGATTATGCGCACGTCGAGTTACGCTCGCCGCGGCTTACCGCCGACGAGTTGCGCGAATGTCTCGTTCGCCGTCGGTCTTCTGAACACTACGCACCGATCTTGCCTCGGTTCGCACGAACTGGCGCGCGGGCAACGCCGGCGCAGAGGGGTTTCCGAGCGGTGCGATCAGCCGCCGGTGCGCCGCTTCTCTTGTTCCGCGATCTTCTCGATCCGGCGCGTGTGCCGTCCGCCGTCGAACGGCGTGTTCATCCAAAGTTCGACCATGCGGTCGATCAGCTTCTCGCCGAGCAGATCGGCGGAAAGGCATAGCACGTTCAAGTCGTTATGCCGCCGGCTCATCTCGGCCGTAAGGTCGTCGTGGCACGGTGCGGCCCGAACCCCGGCGTATTTATTCGCGGCGATCGCCATGCCGATGCCGGTGCCGCAAATCAAAACCCCGCGCTCGACGGAACCGTCGGCTACCATCGACGCCACCGCACCGGCGATGTCCGGATAGTCGACCGCCTCGCACGTCATCGGGCCCGCGTCGATCGCTTCGTGGTTCAACGAGCGCAACAGATCGAGGATCCGTTTCTTAACGTCGAATCCACGATGGTCGCTACCGACGGCGATTCGCATCCAAGCCTCTGCTTCTAATTAAAAATAACACGGAAGACTGATCTGAGATGACCACCGAACCAACCACTCACTCCATCGCACCCGACGAACGACAGTTTACTCTAACCGGTCGCTTCCGGCATGGCGACGGACAGGGGAAACGGTCACAAATCCGTAATCGCGAATGCAGTCGCAACTTCTCACGCTGTTGAAATTCCCCCGAAACCCTGTCGAAATGGTTATCCTTACAATCCGTTGGTTAATCGTTGGCAGGCTTCGCCAATAGTTCTTCGACCCAGCGCTCCAACTCCGAACCGATCTGATCGGCACAGCGACGATAGGCCTCGACCGGCCCGCCGATCGGATCGGCGACGTCGCTCCCGGAGCGACAAAGCAGCTTCACCCTCGCCGCCGCCTCGGGCCATTCGGCGACGATGGCATGGCGATGCGAGCGCGTCATCGTGATCAGCAGGTCGGCGTTGCGCACGAGCATGTCGGTGAGCGATTGACTCTCGTGACTTCGCAAATCCAAGCCGCGCTCCGACATCACGTTGTGCGCTTCGGCCGCGGCACGCCCGCCCGGCATCGCCGCAATGCCGGCCGACATGACGACGAAGCCTTCTTCTTCCAAGCGGTCGATTCCGCAGCCGAGCTTCTTCGCCAACCGATCACGAAAGAGCGCCTCGGCCATCGGGCTGCGGCAGGTGTTGCCGGTGCAGATAAACAAGACCATCGTGCTGGCGAGCCGCTTCAACGTTTGCAGCGAGACGACTCCCGGGCGCACGATCTCGAACCGGCCGTCGTGCAAGCGCACGCCCGTCGAAGGCTGGCCGAAGCGGCTCTTGCCGTCGTCGAGCACGAGCGACACCCGGTCGCCATGCCGCTCGATGACATCGGCGGCGCAGGTCGCATGCGTCGTCTCGTTGCCGCCGGCGCCGACCATCGCGATCGGTCCCGCTTGCAGTCGGAGCACGTCTTGAATGAGCTGATGTGCCGGAACCCGAAGGCCGAGCTTTCCCTCCGGAGCGATCGCCTGTTGCGAGCCCTTCGGGAG
This window of the Planctomycetia bacterium genome carries:
- a CDS encoding P-II family nitrogen regulator, producing the protein MKKVEAVIRHFKLEAVKNALSEKGIKGMTVTEVRGFGRQKGHTETYRGAEYAVDFIPKVKLEVVVHNEDLQKVIDTIVNTARTGQVGDGKIFVSELANIIRIRTGEQADSAI
- a CDS encoding sigma-54 dependent transcriptional regulator — its product is MASARLFIFDADRARAAAYETALANLEPTELVVEADLKRARALLTTESFDGAILAVATEQGSELELLTAARSLDPAFAAVVVCRKPTAENAVAALKLGVVEYLTEPVDGSSLSDEQLAGAVERMLRSRRIGAENALLRRQVERPYVFDDMIGTCPAMRKVFDVIAQVADSGVDCLIHGETGTGKELVARSIHTRSRRAEKPFVPVDCGAIPENLLESEFFGHERGAYTGADRREIGLLEFADGGTFFLDELGELPLLLQAKLLRTLQERRIRRVGGRAEIPVDLRIVAATARKLEEMVDEGKFRRDLYYRINVVRIELPPLRNRGDDLGLLAERFAAKYSREMGRTIHGISPEAYQVMSQYAWPGNVRELQNVVRRAIALSTDTLLGPDDLPDALVA
- the rpiB gene encoding ribose 5-phosphate isomerase B, with amino-acid sequence MRIAVGSDHRGFDVKKRILDLLRSLNHEAIDAGPMTCEAVDYPDIAGAVASMVADGSVERGVLICGTGIGMAIAANKYAGVRAAPCHDDLTAEMSRRHNDLNVLCLSADLLGEKLIDRMVELWMNTPFDGGRHTRRIEKIAEQEKRRTGG
- a CDS encoding Sua5/YciO/YrdC/YwlC family protein — protein: MPPRVIDLRNTEDTRDIVHITVQALAEGRIVAFPTESVYVLAAGALHEKAVGQLRAMSGYDDKTPLTLAVKSVDEALDFVPLMDPLGKRLARRCWPGPVTLVVDDRHPEGLLRQLPKGSQQAIAPEGKLGLRVPAHQLIQDVLRLQAGPIAMVGAGGNETTHATCAADVIERHGDRVSLVLDDGKSRFGQPSTGVRLHDGRFEIVRPGVVSLQTLKRLASTMVLFICTGNTCRSPMAEALFRDRLAKKLGCGIDRLEEEGFVVMSAGIAAMPGGRAAAEAHNVMSERGLDLRSHESQSLTDMLVRNADLLITMTRSHRHAIVAEWPEAAARVKLLCRSGSDVADPIGGPVEAYRRCADQIGSELERWVEELLAKPAND